A genomic window from Cucumis melo cultivar AY chromosome 8, USDA_Cmelo_AY_1.0, whole genome shotgun sequence includes:
- the LOC103484606 gene encoding uncharacterized protein LOC103484606 — translation MAKGRKLTTSRSERFLGSYTYNHSQGSTGSDSSELGEEDVWPMVDSVETEREEFSEENSLAAYGGGGINISHGGISVRRGSGVPVDTRERHVGGLSLAFEDPSRMTSARIVHQFRGNDTVASPRGRQMATSAPVNVPDWSKILRVDSVESLQEFDEPLDDPDSEIVPPHEYLARSRKKNATSVFVGVGRTLKGRDLRRVRDAVWMQTGFDG, via the coding sequence ATGGCTAAAGGTCGGAAATTGACGACGAGTAGGAGCGAGCGATTTCTCGGTAGCTATACCTACAATCATAGTCAAGGCTCCACCGGGAGCGACTCGTCGGAACTGGGCGAAGAGGATGTTTGGCCGATGGTGGATAGCGTGGAGACGGAAAGGGAAGAATTCAGCGAAGAGAATTCATTGGCCGCCTACGGCGGCGGAGGGATTAATATCAGTCACGGAGGAATTTCGGTGAGGCGAGGGAGTGGGGTTCCTGTGGATACACGTGAGCGACACGTTGGCGGGCTGTCGCTGGCATTTGAAGATCCGAGTAGGATGACGTCCGCGAGAATCGTGCATCAGTTTCGAGGGAACGACACGGTGGCGTCTCCACGAGGGCGGCAGATGGCTACATCAGCGCCCGTGAACGTGCCTGATTGGAGCAAAATTCTCCGAGTGGACTCGGTGGAGTCTCTTCAAGAGTTCGACGAGCCATTGGATGACCCTGACTCGGAGATCGTTCCACCACATGAGTACTTAGCAAGAAGTCGAAAAAAGAACGCGACTTCGGTCTTCGTCGGCGTCGGCCGGACTCTCAAAGGCCGGGACTTGAGACGGGTCCGTGATGCGGTTTGGATGCAAACCGGGTTCGATGGATAA